The proteins below come from a single Mus musculus strain C57BL/6J chromosome 5, GRCm38.p6 C57BL/6J genomic window:
- the Kctd10 gene encoding BTB/POZ domain-containing adapter for CUL3-mediated RhoA degradation protein 3 isoform 1 (isoform 1 is encoded by transcript variant 1), with product MEEMSGDSVVSSAVPAAATRTTSFKGASPSSKYVKLNVGGALYYTTMQTLTKQDTMLKAMFSGRMEVLTDSEGWILIDRCGKHFGTILNYLRDGGVPLPESRREIEELLAEAKYYLVQGLLEECQAALQQNKDTYEPFCKVPVITSSKEEQRLIATSNKPAVKLLYNRSNNKYSYTSNSDDNMLKNIELFDKLSLRFNGRVLFIKDVIGDEICCWSFYGQGRKIAEVCCTSIVYATEKKQTKVEFPEARIYEETLNILLYEAQDGRGPDNALLEATGGAAGRSHHLDEDEERERERIERVRRIHIKRPDDRAHLHQ from the exons GAAGAGATGTCAGGAGACAGCGTGGTGAGCTCAGCGGTGCCAGCGGCTGCCACCCGCACTACTTCCTTCAAGGGTGCCAGCCCCAGCTCCAAGTACGTGAAGCTGAACGTGGGGGGCGCTCTCTACTACACCACCATGCAGACGCTCACCAAGCAGGACACCATGCTGAAGGCCATGTTCAGTGGACGCATGGAAGTGCTCACGGACAGCGAAG GCTGGATCCTCATTGACCGCTGTGGGAAGCACTTTGGGACAATCCTCAACTACCTGCGAGACGGGGGTGTACCCTTGCCTGAGAGCCGCCGGGAGATCGAGGAGCTGCTAGCCGAGGCCAAGTACTACCTGGTGCAGGGCCTGCTGGAAGAGTGCCAGGCCGCCCTACAA CAGAACAAAGATACTTACGAGCCCTTCTGCAAGGTACCCGTCATCACATCCTCCAAGGAAGAACAGAGGCTTATAGCGACGTCAAATAAG CCCGCCGTGAAGCTGCTCTACAACAGGAGCAACAACAAGTACTCCTACACCAG CAATTCTGACGATAACATGTTGAAAAACATCGAACTGTTCGATAAGCTGTCCCTGCGCTTCAACGGGCGGGTCCTGTTCATTAAGGACGTCATCGGGGACGAGATCTGCTGTTGGTCATTTTACGGCCAGGGCCGGAAAATCGCTGAAGTCTGTTGTACCTCCATCGTCTACGCCACTGAGAAGAAGCAGACCAAG GTTGAGTTCCCTGAAGCCCGCATTTATGAGGAGACCCTGAATATCTTGCTGTACGAGGCCCAGGATGGCCGAGGACCTGACAATGCCCTCCTGGAGGCCACGGGCGGGGCAGCTGGACGTTCTCATCACCTGGACGAGGACGAGGAGCGGGAGCGGGAGCGGATCGAGCGCGTGAGGAGGATCCATATCAAGCGCCCAGATGACCGGGCCCACCTCCACCAGTGA
- the Kctd10 gene encoding BTB/POZ domain-containing adapter for CUL3-mediated RhoA degradation protein 3 isoform 2 (isoform 2 is encoded by transcript variant 2), whose amino-acid sequence MEEMSGDSVVSSAVPAAATRTTSFKGASPSSKYVKLNVGGALYYTTMQTLTKQDTMLKAMFSGRMEVLTDSEGWILIDRCGKHFGTILNYLRDGGVPLPESRREIEELLAEAKYYLVQGLLEECQAALQNKDTYEPFCKVPVITSSKEEQRLIATSNKPAVKLLYNRSNNKYSYTSNSDDNMLKNIELFDKLSLRFNGRVLFIKDVIGDEICCWSFYGQGRKIAEVCCTSIVYATEKKQTKVEFPEARIYEETLNILLYEAQDGRGPDNALLEATGGAAGRSHHLDEDEERERERIERVRRIHIKRPDDRAHLHQ is encoded by the exons GAAGAGATGTCAGGAGACAGCGTGGTGAGCTCAGCGGTGCCAGCGGCTGCCACCCGCACTACTTCCTTCAAGGGTGCCAGCCCCAGCTCCAAGTACGTGAAGCTGAACGTGGGGGGCGCTCTCTACTACACCACCATGCAGACGCTCACCAAGCAGGACACCATGCTGAAGGCCATGTTCAGTGGACGCATGGAAGTGCTCACGGACAGCGAAG GCTGGATCCTCATTGACCGCTGTGGGAAGCACTTTGGGACAATCCTCAACTACCTGCGAGACGGGGGTGTACCCTTGCCTGAGAGCCGCCGGGAGATCGAGGAGCTGCTAGCCGAGGCCAAGTACTACCTGGTGCAGGGCCTGCTGGAAGAGTGCCAGGCCGCCCTACAA AACAAAGATACTTACGAGCCCTTCTGCAAGGTACCCGTCATCACATCCTCCAAGGAAGAACAGAGGCTTATAGCGACGTCAAATAAG CCCGCCGTGAAGCTGCTCTACAACAGGAGCAACAACAAGTACTCCTACACCAG CAATTCTGACGATAACATGTTGAAAAACATCGAACTGTTCGATAAGCTGTCCCTGCGCTTCAACGGGCGGGTCCTGTTCATTAAGGACGTCATCGGGGACGAGATCTGCTGTTGGTCATTTTACGGCCAGGGCCGGAAAATCGCTGAAGTCTGTTGTACCTCCATCGTCTACGCCACTGAGAAGAAGCAGACCAAG GTTGAGTTCCCTGAAGCCCGCATTTATGAGGAGACCCTGAATATCTTGCTGTACGAGGCCCAGGATGGCCGAGGACCTGACAATGCCCTCCTGGAGGCCACGGGCGGGGCAGCTGGACGTTCTCATCACCTGGACGAGGACGAGGAGCGGGAGCGGGAGCGGATCGAGCGCGTGAGGAGGATCCATATCAAGCGCCCAGATGACCGGGCCCACCTCCACCAGTGA